The Gammaproteobacteria bacterium genome has a window encoding:
- the apbC gene encoding iron-sulfur cluster carrier protein ApbC, whose translation MTSVSQLQVEMAIKGHIDPYLKKDWVSAKAVKAIDVQGDRVRVDVVLGYPAAGLREAVCADLESRIGALEGVRAAKVNLSWEIAAHAVQQGVKPLPGIKNIIAVASGKGGVGKSTTAVNLALALVAEGGSVGVLDADIYGPSQPRMLGINGRPESRDGKSMEPLEGHGLQAMSIGFLVDEESPMIWRGPMVTQALSQLLRDTNWRDLDYLVIDLPPGTGDIQLTLSQNIPVSGAVIVTTPQDIALLDARKGLKMFEKVKVPVFGIIENMSTHICSRCGHEEHIFGAGGGARMAKDHGVELLGTLPLDMCIREQADSGMPTVVADPDGAIAATYREIARKVAGALAMRGKDYAAKFPKIVIQNT comes from the coding sequence ATGACTAGCGTTTCCCAATTGCAGGTGGAGATGGCCATCAAAGGCCACATCGATCCTTATCTAAAGAAGGACTGGGTCAGCGCCAAGGCGGTGAAAGCCATCGACGTGCAGGGTGACCGGGTGCGGGTGGACGTGGTGCTCGGCTATCCGGCGGCGGGCCTGCGCGAGGCTGTGTGCGCGGACCTCGAATCGCGCATCGGGGCGCTGGAGGGTGTGCGCGCCGCCAAGGTGAATCTTTCCTGGGAGATTGCCGCCCACGCTGTGCAGCAGGGCGTGAAACCCCTGCCCGGCATCAAGAACATCATCGCCGTGGCCTCCGGCAAGGGTGGGGTGGGCAAATCCACCACCGCCGTCAATCTGGCCCTGGCGTTGGTGGCGGAAGGCGGCAGCGTGGGTGTTTTGGACGCTGACATCTACGGCCCCAGCCAGCCCCGCATGCTGGGTATCAACGGCCGGCCGGAAAGCAGGGACGGGAAGTCCATGGAGCCTTTGGAAGGCCATGGCCTGCAGGCCATGTCCATCGGCTTCCTGGTAGACGAAGAATCACCCATGATCTGGCGTGGCCCCATGGTCACCCAGGCCCTGAGCCAGCTGTTGCGGGACACCAACTGGCGCGATCTTGACTATCTGGTCATTGATCTTCCGCCGGGTACGGGGGACATTCAGCTTACCCTGTCGCAAAACATCCCGGTGAGCGGTGCAGTGATCGTCACCACACCTCAGGACATCGCCCTGCTGGACGCCCGCAAGGGGCTGAAAATGTTCGAAAAGGTCAAGGTGCCGGTGTTCGGCATCATTGAAAACATGAGCACTCACATTTGCAGCCGGTGCGGCCACGAGGAGCACATCTTCGGTGCCGGGGGGGGGGCGCGTATGGCCAAAGACCACGGTGTGGAGCTGCTGGGGACGTTGCCATTGGATATGTGTATTCGCGAGCAAGCGGACAGCGGCATGCCCACCGTGGTGGCCGACCCCGACGGCGCCATCGCTGCCACGTATCGGGAAATCGCCCGTAAAGTTGCCGGGGCCTTGGCGATGCGGGGTAAAGATTATGCGGCGAAGTTTCCGAAGATTGTGATTCAAAATACGTGA
- a CDS encoding methionine--tRNA ligase, whose protein sequence is MNPTRKILVTSALPYANGPIHLGHLVEYIQTDIWVRFQKMRGHDCVYVCADDAHGTPIMLKARQEGTTPEALIERIGREHQADFAGFHIGFDNYHSTHSPENRALAETVYLRNKAAGHISTRTIVQAFDPEKNMFLPDRFIKGECPRCGAADQYGDSCEVCGATYSPAELKNAVSVLSGTRPVEKESLHYFFKLTDFEPLLKAWTAAGHLQPEVRNKLEEWFTQGLREWDISRDAPYFGFEIPAAPGKYFYVWLDAPIGYMASFKHYCDNTGRDFDEYWKADSNTELYHFIGKDIVYFHALFWPAMLHGAGFRKPTAIFAHGFLTVDGQKMSKSRGTFIKARTYLDHLNPEYLRYYFAAKLGSGVDDLDLNLDDFVQRVNADLVGKLVNIASRCAGFISKRFDGRLAAALPDPALYDSVAGEAEMIAGLFERREYSQAMREIMALADRANQYIDEQKPWVLAKKAGREAAVQGVCTQGLNLFRVLMTYLKPVLPHMAEQAEAFLNAGALDWRAIGRPLLDHGIERYRPLMTRVEREKVQAMVAASRESLAPKGTQKTKIEPIAETISFDDFAKLDMRVAEIVTAEAVAGADKLLRLVVDLGGETRQVFAGIKQAYAPEKLVGKRVVVVTNLAPRKMRFGVSEAMVLAAGPGGKNLWVVGPDDGATPGMRVK, encoded by the coding sequence ATGAACCCCACACGCAAAATCCTGGTCACCAGCGCCCTGCCTTACGCCAACGGCCCCATTCACCTGGGCCATTTGGTGGAGTACATCCAAACGGACATCTGGGTGCGCTTTCAGAAAATGCGCGGCCACGATTGTGTGTACGTGTGCGCCGACGATGCCCACGGCACACCCATCATGCTGAAAGCCCGGCAGGAAGGCACTACGCCGGAGGCCTTGATCGAGCGCATCGGCCGGGAACACCAGGCAGACTTCGCCGGCTTCCACATTGGCTTCGACAACTACCACAGCACCCACTCGCCCGAAAACCGGGCCCTGGCGGAAACGGTGTACCTGCGCAACAAGGCCGCCGGCCATATCAGCACCCGCACCATCGTCCAGGCTTTCGATCCGGAAAAGAACATGTTCCTGCCGGACCGTTTTATCAAAGGCGAATGCCCCCGCTGCGGTGCGGCGGACCAGTACGGGGACAGTTGCGAGGTGTGCGGCGCCACTTATTCGCCGGCGGAATTGAAAAACGCCGTGTCCGTCCTGTCCGGCACCCGGCCCGTCGAAAAAGAATCCCTGCACTATTTTTTCAAGCTGACGGATTTTGAACCCCTGCTCAAAGCCTGGACCGCTGCCGGTCACTTGCAGCCGGAAGTGCGCAACAAGCTGGAGGAGTGGTTCACCCAAGGCCTGCGGGAGTGGGATATTTCCCGCGATGCACCCTACTTCGGCTTTGAGATTCCAGCAGCGCCGGGCAAGTATTTCTACGTCTGGCTGGACGCCCCCATCGGCTACATGGCCAGTTTCAAACACTACTGCGACAACACCGGGCGGGATTTCGACGAATACTGGAAGGCGGACAGCAACACCGAGCTGTATCACTTCATCGGCAAAGACATCGTCTACTTCCACGCCCTGTTCTGGCCCGCCATGCTCCACGGCGCGGGTTTCCGCAAACCCACGGCCATCTTTGCCCACGGTTTTCTCACGGTGGACGGACAGAAAATGTCCAAGTCCCGTGGCACGTTCATCAAAGCGCGCACCTATCTGGATCACCTCAATCCCGAGTATCTGCGCTACTACTTCGCCGCCAAACTGGGCTCCGGGGTGGACGATCTGGATCTCAACCTGGACGACTTCGTGCAGCGGGTGAATGCTGACCTGGTGGGCAAGTTGGTCAACATCGCCAGCCGCTGCGCCGGCTTTATCAGCAAACGTTTCGACGGCCGGCTGGCCGCCGCGCTGCCTGACCCCGCGCTGTACGACAGCGTGGCCGGCGAGGCCGAGATGATCGCCGGCTTGTTCGAGCGCCGCGAATACTCCCAGGCCATGCGGGAAATCATGGCCCTGGCGGATCGTGCCAATCAGTACATTGATGAACAAAAACCCTGGGTGCTGGCGAAAAAAGCCGGGCGCGAAGCGGCGGTGCAGGGCGTTTGCACCCAGGGGCTGAATTTGTTCCGGGTGCTGATGACCTACCTCAAACCGGTGTTGCCGCACATGGCGGAACAGGCCGAGGCCTTTTTGAACGCCGGCGCCCTGGACTGGCGCGCCATCGGGCGCCCCTTGTTGGACCACGGCATTGAACGTTACCGGCCTCTCATGACGCGGGTGGAGCGGGAGAAAGTGCAGGCCATGGTGGCGGCCTCCCGGGAAAGCCTGGCGCCCAAAGGCACGCAAAAAACAAAAATCGAGCCCATCGCCGAGACCATCAGCTTCGACGACTTCGCCAAGCTGGATATGCGCGTGGCCGAAATCGTGACGGCGGAAGCCGTTGCAGGCGCGGACAAGCTGTTGCGGCTGGTGGTGGACTTGGGCGGCGAGACCCGCCAGGTCTTCGCCGGCATCAAGCAGGCCTACGCGCCGGAGAAGCTGGTGGGGAAACGGGTGGTCGTCGTCACCAATCTCGCCCCGCGGAAAATGCGTTTCGGCGTGTCGGAGGCCATGGTGCTGGCAGCCGGGCCGGGCGGGAAAAATTTGTGGGTGGTGGGGCCGGACGACGGCGCCACGCCGGGGATGCGGGTGAAATAG
- the rsxA gene encoding electron transport complex subunit RsxA: MSEYLLLLVSTVLVNNFVLVKFLGLCPFMGVSRKLETATGMALATTFVLTLSSVCSYLANEYLLAPLGLEYLRTITFILVIAVVVQFTEMVIHKTSPLLYQVLGIFLPLITTNCAVLGVALLNVQERHDFVSSAIYGFGASVGFSLVLILFAAMRERINAGDVPRPFRGPAIGLITAGLMSMAFMGFSGLVKG, translated from the coding sequence ATGTCAGAATACCTGTTATTGCTGGTCAGCACCGTGCTGGTGAACAACTTCGTCCTGGTGAAATTCCTGGGGCTGTGCCCCTTCATGGGCGTGTCGCGCAAGTTGGAGACCGCCACCGGCATGGCACTGGCCACCACCTTTGTGCTCACGCTGTCTTCGGTGTGTAGCTACCTCGCCAATGAATACCTGCTGGCGCCGTTGGGACTGGAATATCTGCGCACCATCACTTTTATTCTGGTCATCGCCGTAGTGGTGCAGTTCACGGAAATGGTCATCCACAAAACCAGTCCCCTGCTTTATCAAGTGCTGGGCATTTTTCTGCCGCTGATCACCACCAACTGCGCCGTCCTCGGCGTGGCCCTGCTCAACGTACAGGAGCGGCATGACTTTGTGTCATCCGCCATTTACGGCTTCGGCGCTTCGGTGGGTTTTTCGCTGGTGTTGATTCTGTTCGCCGCCATGCGCGAGCGCATCAACGCCGGTGATGTGCCCCGGCCCTTTCGCGGTCCGGCCATCGGACTGATCACCGCCGGCCTGATGTCCATGGCCTTCATGGGTTTCTCCGGCCTGGTCAAAGGATAG
- the rsxB gene encoding electron transport complex subunit RsxB: MAAALIALTALALVFGLLLGFAAIRFKVDGDPLVDKIDAILPQTQCGQCSFPGCRPYAEAIADGRADINQCPPGGEAVIHALADLLGVDPKPLNPENGEEKPEKTVAIIDEQRCIGCTLCIQACPVDAILGAAKQMHTVIAAECTGCELCVPPCPVDCIDMVPIEEDIDTWQWPSPEEDTALKKAGHG; the protein is encoded by the coding sequence GTGGCGGCGGCGCTCATCGCGCTTACGGCGCTGGCCCTGGTGTTCGGCTTGCTGCTGGGTTTCGCCGCCATCCGCTTTAAGGTGGACGGCGACCCCCTGGTGGACAAAATCGACGCCATCCTGCCCCAGACCCAATGCGGCCAGTGCAGCTTTCCCGGTTGCCGGCCCTACGCCGAGGCCATCGCCGACGGCAGGGCGGACATCAACCAATGCCCCCCCGGCGGCGAGGCCGTGATTCACGCTCTGGCGGATTTACTGGGCGTGGACCCCAAGCCGCTGAATCCGGAAAACGGCGAAGAAAAACCGGAAAAAACCGTGGCCATCATCGACGAGCAACGCTGCATCGGCTGCACCCTGTGCATCCAGGCGTGCCCGGTGGACGCCATTTTGGGCGCCGCCAAACAGATGCATACGGTCATCGCGGCGGAATGCACCGGTTGCGAACTGTGCGTGCCGCCCTGTCCGGTGGACTGCATCGACATGGTACCCATTGAAGAAGACATTGACACCTGGCAGTGGCCGTCTCCCGAAGAGGACACAGCGCTGAAAAAGGCAGGCCACGGGTGA